gtgtttcatatccatttatatgcgtatctttagcgtatcttaacgtatctccgatacgatacgataccctccgatacgtatcttaattttggtcaatTGATACGGAgatcaataccgatactttaatccttactGGGAGCAATGGACTAAGCAGCCTAAAATATCCCCTGGATATCATGGAAAAGACTATGCAATTCCAAAGACATTGGGGTGCTAGGCCTTTAGGACCCAAGTCTTCACAACCGGGCTATGTTAGCCAAAGTACCTTGGAGACTGTNNNNNNNNNNNNNNNNNNNNNNNNNNNNNNNNNNNNNNNNNNNNNNNNNNNNNNNNNNNNNNNNNNNNNNNNNNNNNNNNNNNNNNNNNNNNNNNNNNNNTTTATacccaaagagaagagaaaaaacaaggggaaaaaggggggggaggggaggcttaagccaacaaggagaagccaacccCAAGGGAATCAAACCAAAAAGCAACTAATAAAAAACCAGACAGCAGCAACCAAAAGAACAAGGAGGGGGCACCCGACAACCAAAgccaaaagagggggggggagggggggagagggACTAGCAAAAGGTTCCAGGAAGAGATTATGTGGTCATTTCTAGTGGAGTAGGGGATTGGCCGGGAGCAAAAGGAGCACAGGGATTGGATTTTCGAGgcaacatcaaagaagatggctttccaaatcctgTTCGGGGAGTGggagttggaagaccatctacgaatgttgcgctccatccaaagatgagTAATAATAGTGGAGAAAGCTAACTTACCAATGGTGTCATAGATGGAGGAGCCAGCAAAtgtcatgtcaacccagatACATTCCCTATCAAAGGGAAGAATTGCCCTAGGAGAAGGCCAATAACGAGCAAGGACAATTTTCCaaaccaaggaagagaggggaCAAAAGAAGACGAGGCGGGGAATATCCTCTTGACCAACAGGGCAGAGGCAACAGGCGGGGTTGACAGGGATGTGATGACAAATAAGGAAGAACTGCGTaggaaggcagttggagagaCATATCCTCTTTGATATATCTTTAGTAGGCCATAAGTTATCTAATCCATCAATCCCACTGCACATACTAATTTTTAAATGGAATGGATCCACCATTTCTAAAATCTTTTCAGAACATGCTCAAAATGTATTATAGTGTTAATCAGGTATGATACTCTGATGAAACCTAAATACTGTCATAATATTGATTCAACAATGAAACACTCCTTTCTTGCTTTAAGATTTCTGTCCATAAATTGCTAAGAGAAAATTCAATCAAACATGGTTACTAGAATGACTTGGGAAAAGTATAAACATATATAAGGAAAGAAACAAATACAGAAAACCAGAAATtcaattaaaagaacaaaaaaaatgaaatgaaggtATTTCAAAGAAACCTACACTGAGCCTGGTCAATTTGAGTGTAAGACACATGATATTAGTTGATAAAATGCCTACAAGTAAATTTGAGATTGGTGGTTTGAGCATGAGATACCTAATACAGTGTCTTAGCAATAAAGTAATATGAATCAGAAAACAGACATTTGAAACTCTCCTTGCTGGACTTCGGAGCCCTGAAAAAGggagttttaattttttttttgggggggtNNNNNNNNNNNNNNNNNNNNNNNNNNNNNNNNNNNNNNNNNNNNNNNNNNNNNNNNNNNNNNNNNNNNNNNNNNNNNNNNNNNNNNNNNNNNNNNNNNNNNNNNNNNNNNNNNNNNNNNNNNNNNNNNNNNNNNNNNNNNNNNTGCAAATTTCTTACTAGAATCAAAACTTCAATGGAAGTTTGGGAATTTGACGGATATGCTGAAACCTGAGAACATTCCATGCACATGTTTTCCATAATCTTTTTTTAAGTACACCTGTTTTCCATAATTGAACATTGATAAATCTATAAAGTTTACAAACATAAACTTGAACAAGAGATTGGTGCAAAACTTCTCTCAAGTTGTGAGCAATAAAAACCTTTAGAAATATCTGCAGTCCAGGTTGAAGGGGTTAGTAATTAGTAAATTCATAAATGATTAACCAATTTAAATCGATAAAGAATGATCATTAGCACAATGATGAAgtacaaaaaaagaagaataatatagaaagaaaatgaagtgtTCCCAAGGGGTTCAAATGGTTAACCCCCTCAAGTATTTTTCCCTCTTTGGGTTTttaggatgatgatgatgatgatgtcccAGACAGAATTCATAAGCACAGACATCATTAGCTTACATCCAAAATAAGATGAGCCTTTGGTGGCTTTGATCAACGTTCACAGGAGGAAAGAAGGATCTACTAAAGGCCATGAGGCCATCTATTCCATTGTAGTTAGATGTGCACTTCGCTCATCCTTCATTTTTGTTATCGTAGctatcttttttaattttttggtatgCTGCATTGTATTTTATTTCTATGCTGGAAGTGATGTCATTCAAAATCGTTGTAAACCTAACCTCACTTTGGAAAAGATTTGCTGTTATCATTAACAGGAAAAGGCACCACCAAATTGTGTCCTTTCCACTAAAGTCACACACACATGTTCCTGTTTTCTAAAGATAAAACGGAAACCCACCATTTCATGTTTTAGATGACTTTTCCTTGTACACTTATGTACATTGATTGGCATCGGGAATCATCTAATAGAAACACATTGGTTCCTTTCATTCTCTGATTTATTTCTTGATTCAAGAAGCTAGTTCTTGAATTGTATTCAATCAGATTCAATGCTGACAAGTTCCTCCCAGTTACCTAAACTTTCTGCAAAGCATCTCTTTCGTTCCCTATAATCTAAACTTTCAATATCTGTAACAGATATTTCTCCTATCTCTCACTTATATCATTGATAGGTACCTTTTATTTGGGTCTTCCAAAATCCCAAATCCAAATCTCTATCAGATCTAAATTCTAATCATCAAGGCCAAATCCAAAAACCACCAAGTCAAATCCCTACACTTTAAGGCCAACAGACTCAAATAACATGGATTGTATTCCACCAACCTTCTCACTGGTCATATTTTATCAACTTTCTTGACTTCTTTCTGAACATGTTTGTTTACAACATTGGAGTCTTTCTCCATTTGGCTATCTTGGGAAATGATACAGCTCACAAATATCAAGAACAGTTTCGATTGGGAGACAACATGGATCAAGTAAATGACCACccgaaaaaagaaagaaaccggGACCCATTCATTCGAGCTAGTAGGTAAATCGGTTTAACAGAAAACCCATGTAACATGATCATTAGAAACCCACAAGATTCATGCATTAAGGCCTAAAAGAGGACAAACCCATTTCTTTTTAATCGAAGCTTCATATAAGTAAAGAACTCATAAAATTTTCAGGAAAATCATAATGAAACACAacataaagaagaaaagtaggAAAGAATGGAGTCGAAGACTTACTCAAGACAGACGATCACAGCAGATTAAGCAATGAAAAGAGATGATAACAGAGGAAAAAACAGAAACCCAACTCTTCAATCTCTCAGGCTAAGGAGTTCATTCCAGAAGTTCTCGAGAAGTCCAATGTAGAGTGTGAATCCAAACCAAAGTAATAAAAAGTGTTGAGAAAACTCGGAATCGGGAGTTCTAGACCTTCCTAGAcgttcccttttcttttccctcgtAGAAATTTGGTCTCTGATATGGAAAGGTCGTTGGCCTCCACCAGTTCGATAAGGATCCGAAGGAAATTTTAGTAAATGGACATTGTAGGTTGAGTTCCAATTTGACAGTAGAGAGAGGGCCGTGATAGCAACTGTCCACGTGTGGAAACTGGATGCCTTTCAAGAAGGGTCGGGAACAACCAGGTATATTTGCCACGTGGCACAATATGGTAGACGTGGACGTACAGGCAAAAAACTGACATTTTACCCGAAAGAATGTGGCCCAAGGAGTGTCAATttaaaaccaaactaaaccaaagCAAAgcagttcgattttggtttcaaaagttGGAATCCTTtctcagtttggttttggttacaTACCTAAAACTGTTGAACCGAATTGAATTACCTACTTTCAAATCGAATAAGGAACTAAgtgaaattatatatttttttactatttcaatCAATATGTATGTTAATTCTATTCTTTACTGTTTTAACAAAGTTTGGTGGATCATCACCTTaataaataagatttttttttttttttgttatgaagtaaatgaaaaatataaaaaaaaaaaaaaaaaagttggcacAAACGCCTAAAATAGGACTTAAACTTAATATAAAACTGAATACAGACCGAATACGGAATATGGtatgaaactgaaccaaaccaagtCGATGTGGTTTTGATTTCTGTAAAATATGTTCCTGTTCTAGGTTCGGTTCAGGTTTGGTTTCTACATATTGTACCTTGcaccaaattgaaccaattgACAACCTTACCTATGCCTATTTTCAAATCAACTTGCCCGATAGAAAGTGGCCCAAGGGAGGCCTACAAAAGCCCATAATATGAGTTGGCTCAAGCTTAAGGGTGGTTTGACCTAGGTGGCCTAGCTCAACGTGACCTGAGTAATTCTATAGCTTAATAATTGGGGAAAATAAGTCTGAAACGCAATGTAGCCCCTACGCCTAGACATAAAGGGGACGCAATGACCCCCCCATTCCTGGTGAAAGGTGGAATTTTATCATTGTTGATGATTCCATACGTATTCCCATTGATTCCGGCACTGAGAATTCATTAATCACTATCAATATGTAAATTTCAGTCAAAATGAATTTTCACATTTGGCAAAAAATCATGGTCAATTTCAACCATTTAGCCTTGTATATATGTCCATACATCTTACGAAcattaggatagcctagtggtggtagcttcggcttgtggagccggcaCCCAAGGGAGAAGGTcatgggatcgaaccctgtcgtacgcattgtgtgagtatgtgtgtgcgtgtgtgttttcttatttattctatacccacccgtgggttgctgcgatttaagtggagatcgtggCGGTGGAttactgtgctagtctccccgaggattagtcgaggtgcgcgtaagccttggttaacaaaaaaaaatatgtccaTACATCTTCTATGTGCCTCTTAAATGattcttattttcttaaaatttgattttgtaacGTGACCAGTTCCTTTtcagctgaaacttgacatgtaacCAAGATACCTcatttcaacccaaaaaaaatcattgggGGGCATAtttgtcttaaaaaaaaactgtCCATGTGGGCCATTGTGGATtggaaaatgtgattctaaAGATGTCAAATTCCAGTTCGGACGGTCAGGATTAAAAGTGGGGAGTGCCACGCCTAGGCTTTAGAATTGAATCGGGCTCTTCAGTGATCAGTCTTCGTTCATTTTGCTTCACTAATATGGGAGCTCTATCCCTATGTCcactctccttttctcctccGCTCAGACACCGTAGCTTCCCTTCACCTCTCCATCTCTGCAATTCGATTTTCGCGAGCTCGCCAATGAAGCTCGCATCCAGAAACTCCCTCAGTGGAGCCTTAGTTATTCAAAGCAATCGAAATGAGTCGGGGGAATCACGGTTCCTGGATGAAGACGGCGTCGTTGATGATATGGACGGCTATCTGAACTACCTCTCTCTAGAGTATGACTCCGTCTGGGACACCAAACCATCTTGGTGAGTGCTTCCCTTGAACTTCTATTCCCCACTTTTAAGTTTAAATTGACATCTTTTTTTCTACTGTCAATCTTCCCGGAAAAATtcgttttaaaaaattaaaaaatatgcgTATGGGATTTATCGTGCCCTTGTTTAAATTCTTCGTATTTTCCAAATCTGGATTTGGGGTTTGGCATTGTAGTAGTGGAGGCATCGGACTGGGCTTCTGGTATTGACTGAAATTGGAAGGCTTTGAGGTGGGGCGGGGGTTGATTTCTGTAGAATTCAATTTATTAGCCAAGTTACATTTACAAATTCTCATAGCCGGAAACCTATTTCTATATTTTGATTTGCTTCATCCTTGTAATGCAAACAGTTAAGAGTTGTCTGTATCAAGAGAGACACGGTATGGTAGTTGAACAAAACATATCGATTGCCCAGAGCtgaaagagaaatagaaggcGAACAGACTGGTTTACTTGGATACTTTTGGTCTTGGAGGTAGATAATAATATGTGGAACCTACAGAAATCCAAACCTGAATCTTCTAAACTTCTTGGGATCAAATCCCAcattcaccttcttcttcttctagtccTTCAATCCCACCTTCACATATTTTCACTTTAATCCTAAGTTCAAAAGGTGAACCATTCTGTTGCATTTTATGTCATACAATGGAAAACTCTGTTTAGAGCTCACCTGCAATACCATGCAATTTTATTTCTCCATCTGCCTCAATTACTCCATTTTCTTGGTAGGTGTCAACCATGGACAATAATGCTTACTGGAGCATCAGTGATTGCTCTTAGCTGGTTAATCATGCATTCGGTGGTGCTCACCACAGTTGTTCTCTCTTTGATTTGCGCCTGGTGGTACATCTTTCTATATGCTTACCCCAAGGTATGAGATTCACTCCCTTGCTGGGCTATATATCacttctttcattttttgtaataGAATCCACCTGATGATGATTTCACTATCAATTACCAACAAAAATAGATGATGATTTTCCCATTGAACCCCTTGGGTTGAATGTTCTGAAACTAAACCCTTATGGAGACAGAAAAAGACTATCTTTTCATGGGTTGATGAATATGAGCTATGTAGTTATAATGAACCTTGGTGCTTGAAAATGGAATTGGGAGTTTCACAGCAGTTGTTATTTGCCTCCACAATGATGTTCTGTTTTACTGGGACTTCAGTAATGCTTTGGGATGAA
This Macadamia integrifolia cultivar HAES 741 chromosome 10, SCU_Mint_v3, whole genome shotgun sequence DNA region includes the following protein-coding sequences:
- the LOC122091770 gene encoding uncharacterized protein LOC122091770, whose product is MGALSLCPLSFSPPLRHRSFPSPLHLCNSIFASSPMKLASRNSLSGALVIQSNRNESGESRFLDEDGVVDDMDGYLNYLSLEYDSVWDTKPSWCQPWTIMLTGASVIALSWLIMHSVVLTTVVLSLICAWWYIFLYAYPKAYSEMIAERRKKVNSGIEDTFGLRKSP